The Brassica napus cultivar Da-Ae chromosome C1, Da-Ae, whole genome shotgun sequence DNA segment ctttatatatttaatgaaaattgactacatttttaacataataatacatataaatatcatacatatatttaggattaaatatttaatctttagggaatataaatatgatttttagttttagatattatttttcaaataattaatcttttttattttcataactcttcatttgtttgatttatctcaaaacaaataaaaattggtGGTTAATTATTGCGGTTATGTAGAAACCGCTATATAACGGAGAGGACAACAAGATCTATCATTCCTAACGATCCCTCTTTCTTTTCCGTTGCTCCGTCGTTAGGTTTCTTCTCCGTTAACGGAGGCAACTTTATACGGCGTCGAATGTTGGTCTAAccgatacaaaaaaaaaaaaaaactaattccCAAAGATTCGCAACCTATTCAGAAATTTTCCGAGCAATGAGCTTATTAGAGAGAACACACGACGGCGAAACGAAGGATCCACCTTCCTCCTCCTCGTACGAGTTCACCCACGCCGCCGCCAAATCAGCAGTAGCTCAAATCTGCGAAACCGTCGGCTACAACCATTTCAAGGACCCGCCGCTCGAATCCCTAACCGGATTCGCGATCCAGTACATCCTCCAGCTAGGTAAACTCGCCGCCTCCTTCGCTAACCTAAACGGTAGGAGCCAGTGCAACGTCTTCGACATCGTCCTCGCTCTAGAAGATCTATCCGGTAACGATAATAACGCCGAGGGAAGAGGATGTTCCGCTCTCCGTTCGGTTAAGCTTAGAGAAATCATCGATTTCGTGAAAGTTAGtgatgatggagaagaagagagtctcTTTTTGCAGACATTGCCTCGTTTCCCTGTGAGTGATaaggggaagaagatgatgatgatgacggtGCCTAGCTTCGTTGAGGTTGGTGAGAGTCCACCTGGAAAGCATATTCCTTTATGGCTCCCGGCGTTTCCTGATCCTCATACGTATAAGGAGACGCCTATGTGGATTGAGAGGGGGTTGGATCCGAGAGGGGATAAGATTGAGCAGGCGAGGCAGAGGAGGAAGGCTGAGAGAGCTTTGTTGAGTCTTCAGAGGAAGCTTGTTTGTAGAATCTCGTCGGGTGATGGTGATCGTGTGTGGGGAGATATGGATGTTGGTACTGTGAAGGAAGTAATCAGAGAAGCTGAGAGTGAGGTGCCTGAGGATGAGAAAAGAGATGGTGTATCAGTGGTGGAGGCGTTTGCTCCTGCCTTGGAGGCTGCGAGAGATGTGGTTTTCAGTGAGGATGACGCTGAGtggaagcagaagaagaagaagaagaagaagaagaagaagaagaagcctgtTGCTCTTTCTAAGCTTAGGACCGAGAAGAAGTTTCTTGGAGAGCCGTTGGATCTGACTCTGCAGATGAAGGGTGAAGATAGATCTATGTCGCTGCGTGAGGAAGATAGAGATGACAAGAGGAGGAGGGCGGAGTTTATTTTGAGACAGTGCATGGAGAATCCGGTGGATCTCAATCAGTTGTAAAATAAAGTGGTTCAGTTACAGTCTATGTAGCGTAGTTCTCCAGATTGTTCTGTAAAAGATTGTGATTTTGTAGCCTTTTTTTCTCCTTACAGGATTGTGTTATGAATGGAATGAGAGTTTCTAACCCATCTCTTAAGCAGTGGATAGGTCTTTTTCTCCCGTGAGTGGGAGCCAGGAGCAGTGTTTGCTTGAATAAAACAACTTCATCAACAAAGAACactttgaaaatgaaaatgaaaatgaaaatgagaATCCTTCTATATTCACGTCCAAGTGTAGTTTAGTAGTACAAATAAAACAATGTGTAAAGAACCTACGCGTGTTTTTTATGTACacagaagaaaaagaaactatAGTGACAACAAAGTTGTACGTCAATTAGCACAAAGCTTTCTCTCACCAAACCACCTTAATTCATCTTAATCAATCGTGCATCCCAGCTTCTGGTTTAACATTTGATCTTGACCGCTGCGAGCTGAGCTTGCGCAGGAACTGCAACGCCTCAGTATATGAAGGATCCGAGCGGCTCAGTGGTTTACATGAGTTTATATGGTCAGTTGACTCCAACACCTGTTTCATTATACACCGGAGTAAAACCAAACAGTTAGATTTAGAAGCTGCAACTATAGTTAAaaagggatatatatatatatataaatatatatatatatatacgtcaCTTACAACAAGTTCACCAAATCCTGGGTACGCTGATTCAATTGGCACAATTTCCATCCGAAAAGCCCATCCTCCGTAGCCTTCCACTATTGGGGTTACTTTTGTCTGCAGTTAGAGATGACAATTAGTCACCACAGAGAGTCGTGTAAATGTTGCAATCCAAAGAGAGACTTATAAGTGTAATCAACAACCTCACAGAAACTAAGGACTTCTACAATCCCTTTCTTGTGGAGCTGGCGAAGCAAGTCATTTAGCTCCACTAGTCTTGGGGAACCACTTCGAAGCTCCCCTATCTATCACAATTCACCATCCATAAGTTTGATTAGATACCGTGAGTTAGAGATGACCCAAAGGATTGAAATCAGCTCAATCATGGAATGGTGTTACTAACAGATGGAGCTGGGCGCAACACAAGACCCATCCGCCATGGCATATCTGCTAACTTGCTACCAAAATGTGGGCAACTGTAGAATATCTGAAAAAGAGGTCAAAGATGTTGACattaattcttttaaatgaGCTAATTCGCTGATAGAAAACTAGAAATGGTATGAAGCGTTAATACATACAACCCCAGCGGTGTTTTTCACTAGTTTATCCAGTTTTTCTTCCTTTGCTTTGTGTAGAATCTGCTTCACAACAAGGCCTCCCATACTACAAGATAAACGTTTCTtgatcaaaatctatgtattgaTGTTCCAGGGACCACATTTAATTTCAATAAAACACCAACGAGTATAACTCCACAAATGGTGGCCAATTAAACCAGAGAGAGCCATTAAATCTGCATTAGGAAATATCTATTGACAGGTTCAAACCTGTGAGTCACGAAAACAACAGGTCGATCTCCAATGCCTGCAGAGACCAACTTTTCCAATATCATAGAGCTAACCTCCTGCAAGTTAGCAAAAATCCATCATACAGAAGAACTGCAGGCTAAATGATAAGGAGATGATGTAGTGTACACAAACGGAATGCTGCATCTAATCAATAATCACTCTTCCAACTCTCGACCACTATTCCAGTAAACGTACCTGAAGAGGCAAGCTAGCTCCAGACCATTCCGTGAGGTTTGtctgtataaaaaaaattcaaattggCAAACCATAGAAATGCACAGGGAAACAGAAAAGGACACAACATATACGATCAAACACAGTTACAAAGATCTCCACTGAGTAGGTATGAGCATAAAACACAGGCATACCTTGTATTTAAGGGTAAACAAGCGAGCTTGAGGGAAATCATTTGAAAGCCACTCACTCGGCCAAAATGTTCCGAGCTTTCCTGCTTCCTGGTCAATCTTCTCCACTAAGCCAGATTTTGTAGAGGACTTATCCTCAGATATTCGCCAAGTTTTAAAGGGTCCACCACGCAATCCATGAAGAAAGATAACATCAAATTCAGGATCATGCACACGTGAACCACTACTGGAGGGATCCATGGAGCTAGACAAATCGCTAGCATCAACGACATGATCTCTGACTGTATCAGCAGCATTTGTTGCTTCACCTTCACTTGAAGATCCGTTCTTCTTACCACTTTGTTGTTCTTTTTCAGGACATTTCCAATGGGCTAGTCCGGGATTAATTAGAAATATCATGTCTCCATAGCGAGGACAGTTAGTGTTCATGTTTGAGATGTCTGGCTTGGAACTGCCACCATTTCCAGATCCACTATCACCTTGCTGATTGCAATATATGTTTAACAGAGAAGCCCTCGCATAACTTTGTGTCTTAGGGTCATTGCAACCGGAAATTCTTCCTCTTGCACAATCATCAAGCCATTTGCACCATGTTTCATCAGCTAAGATGACCTTCTGGACTTGCGGAAGAAGCGAAAGAATGGTTAGCAACCTAGCAGCATGCCTTCGGATGTGTGCACTAGCTGGGACTTTCACACTAGATGGATCTTGTAAATCTGTGATTGAAGATTCACCACCACTATCCGGAGCACGCTCTCGTGCCTCTAGGGATCTGGATGCATCATAAGCTTCTATTGCACCTAGCTTTTCATAGTCATCACTTAGCAGAAAGCGCCTTAGCAAACAAAGAATACCAAAATCAACTATTTTGTTCTGGCATATAGAATCCTCAACGCAAACTTCAGTCAGTGACTTGATTGACTTAAGGGTTGCCAATGCAGACTCGGCAGCATTAAATTTAGGGGGGTTGTCCTTCTTTAAGTTCTTAATAGGTACCGCAAAAGGCTCTGAAAGGAGCAGATCTGCCAGTGGAACACTATTGATAGAATCAGGGACTGTACCCAGTTGAGCCATGGCAAGATTAACAACAGCACCTGCTAGCTGATTGGTTGACAGAGTAGCAGAAGCAATTTTTGACAGATCTACCTGTATATCCAAATATAGTAGTTGTTATTCACTAAATCTAAAACCGAAAGATATAACAAACTTAAAACGTCATAATTCTCAACTATTCTCTATACAGATAACATAATCAAATGACCATAAACTTTACGCACCTTTGGTTTCTCAGTTTTTGGTGGGTTAGCAGCTCCTTTAGCTGACAACGTCTTGCTGTAGTTCAAAATTTCGTTCATTATAAGCGTTAACCATCCCTGTGAAATTGGGATAGAGTGTGGTCCGTAATCCTCAAAAGTGCTTGAAAGGATTCTTCTTGCTGAAGATTGAACAGTGTCAGATGCAACCTTTCCAAGAACCCACGATAGTAGTATACCTGACCATTTCTGACTCTCTTCAAGGGATAAATGCATCTCACCAGCACAGAGTAACTCTAGAGCCTTTGACAAACCTTCTTGCACTACTTTGTGCTTCTTCGTTTTCCTAGCACTGTCTCTCATCAGATGAAGACCCTTCTCCATCACCATCTTCCGTGCTTCGTCACTTCTGTCAACAGAAACCAAAAAGGCGGACAACGCAACTTGAGCCAAAGGGATATCCTCAGTTTTACTGGCATGTGAAATAGTGGCAAGCAAACTTGAACTCCAGTCGGAAACAGAATCGTTAAGTGGGAGATAAGGATCTTCCAACAACAACCGAGCCACCAAACTCCCATGCCATTTTACAGTCCTCTCTGGTGCCATCAAGGCTGTCATGACAACTTGCCCGTCACGATCAAGTTCTTGAATATGAGATCTGTTTGTATCAGAAGCCATCGCCCAGTTTGCCAACGCCCACACAGCAAATGGCACCGCGACATGTTGACAATGTAAGTCATCCCAAAGGCCAGGAATCACGGCCGATGACAAACTAGCTTGCGAAGAATTATCATGTTTACTTATCAATGCAAATGTTTTAGGAACTTCCTCATCCGCATTAGTATTAACACCACCCAAGGGCGCAAGCCCACTGGTTCTTGATAGTCCCAGAACCGTGGTTCCTTCAAGTATTTTAATTCCAATCCCCTTAATCCCGCTATTTCCATCGTCActgtcatcatcttcttctgtcTCGTCAAAATACATACCACCTTCCTCGATCACTTGAATTGCGGCAGCGATATCTCTCATCTTAGCATTTCCAGGCAACGACGACTTAAAAGAAGTCTTTTCTACTGTGTCACAGTTGGAAGTGACGATATCCATTATGGCAGTCACGAGCATGCTCCTACCTTTCAAAGAATCAGAAATATCGAATGAAGAACGTCTTGAATGCTGCTCCCAAAGAAAAGCTATGTATCAATCGCAAAACACACAACCCCAAGCATCACATTATcaagatttaaaaaaagaatCTCATACGTTAATGAGAATGATTGATAACACAACCCTAGCTATACACAAAACAATTGTTCTTGCTTATCAATCATTAAAAATGCGCTACGATTCTTCTTCTTATCAGCTGGCTCGTTACAGTATCGATTACATCTAACCAGAACAATCCTTCTATCATCTCCTAAACAATTAATCAGCTATAGCATCTCCTACATTAGTGGAAACTCACCTTTTTGTTCTTTGGTTGACATGAGAATATGAACTTAAGCAACTTAGGCACAGCATCAGGCCTCCCTAGAGCCTCTTTACGCACCGTCGGATCAGCAATAAGGTAAGCCAGAGCCCTAGCCGCCTCGTCCTGAGCCCCAATTCTATCTCCAGGGATAGCCACCGTCTCCAGCAACCAATCAACCACCGCGCCACCGCCAGCTCCAACGAGAGCCGATCTTCGAGCAGCATTCGCGGAAGCAATATCCGCCAAAAGAGCAGCCACGCGGAGCTCGAACCCCGCGCGCACTTCGTGATTAGCGGACGAGAGCACCGACCTGAGCGACTGCCACAGAACCGACGCCGCGACGCCGGTTTGCCTCGCGTGGTGAACGACTCTCCGCAACGAAGTTCCCGATTTCTGAACCCAGCGCTCGATTGAATCGTAGACACGGCTGTTTCCGCCGTGATCGGGGGTGTAGACAGCGGCGTAGGCGATCGCGGTGGATAAGGCTGCGGCGGAGAGAGCGAGAACTGATTTCTTCTTAGAGAAGGAAGAAGGTTGGGAGAGGTTGTGAGTCGAAGGGGGAGGGCATCGCGATGGGTGATTGGGAGGAGAAGGTTTAAGATTCAAGGGAGAATCGGTTGTTGAGGAGGAGAAAGTTCGGGGGAGACGGTGGAAGAGACGGCGGTTACAAGATCGGAGAAGATTGTAACGGAgacgaaacatttttttttctttttcttctctccttGCGTTCTTTTCGGAATTAAAATTCCTTCTCACGTTTTGTGATTTAAGTTGAAAATATTTGGATATGCGATATAGATGGGAAGATTCTGCGGGTATCCATTTTTGCTGCTAAGGTTTGAACCCGATGATAATTTTGGATGATATAATAGTTGGTTAAActaaatatgttaatataaaaaattaatttatcttgCAATTAATTAGTTTTGACTTCAGTCTAAATTAAAATGGGAGGCATGTTGACAATATGAAGAAACGATGCATCAAATAGTTACTCAAGTCCTAAGACAAAAACAAAGCAAATTTAAACTGCAATCTGAAGCAAAGAGACACATAACCAACAAAAGCAAGGTCTTGACTACTACTTTGTTGCATAAAACTTCTTGATCCTAACGTTACTAATATGTGATATGATTATGATATTTCATGGTCTTGATAGACCTCACCAAAACATACGCTAGTGATTTGATTGATTGTCATCTCTCCGCCGAGTTTCATTCAGAGGAAGTGAGGACCGATGAGCTTTGCAATCTCCAAGAACCCGACACGGTCTTTGCCTGCGAAAATCTTCTTCAGCTTCTCGTCGCAGACTATAACCTTCTTGTCTTGTGGATCCTGGAGAACAACATTTACTCATTTTAAATCACCATAGTCAACCCAAGTAAGCATAATAGACATGACTTGTTGTCGTAAAATCTGTTTTGAGCATGTTGAATAGAGTTATCACTAAATGTCAAGGAACACTTGAGAGAATCTAAGACCAAACAACAAACATGAGAAAATACACAAGCAAACTGTCTTAAGGAGCTGATTCAGATTCCTAAACAAGATTCAATGGTGCAGAACAATACCATAACAAAACCTTATCCAAGTACTCAGAAGCTGTCTCTTTAAATCAGTAAGCAATTAGAAAGAATATGTTCTGGATTAGCCCTAGACTTTCAACTATGAGATATCAAAACAAATCatttcacatatatataaagagagatGGAAATGATATTAGCATACCTGAAGGTCGTGCTCCTTGATGTAGGCCCAAATGCGCTTAAGAGCCTGCGTGCGAGGAATCACCGGCTCACCCACCACGTCCTGCATCTCGGGGGACACTGGGCGAGGCTTCATGATTCCGCGTGGCTCCCGAGTCTTGGTGGCTGACGGCTCGGATGACGCCGCCGTCGCGGAGGTCACGGCTCGCACCATGCGCAGGTTAGCCGGTTGAGAGGAAACACGGGGGAACGGTGAGCTGCGTAACGGCGCCGTTTTGACGCAGAGGAAGGTAGAGAAGATTCCAGTAGAAAGAGCCATCGTAGTCGTCGTTGTGAGGTTGTGGATTTGGGAAGACAGAGAGGTTTTGCGTTATCCGTGTCTGTGAGAGCACACTCGacctaatctatattttgttaTGAAAGATTAGCCGCAAacgttgaaaaatataaaagatatggggcccgctgcactatttgcacagtgaatttctcttctatataaacgatcgtttcgATCGATTGTAATCACAccattccttcttcttctaataacacatcctctcttgctatcagtgttatcttctcatacgggtataaaattttgcccttatttaaatttcttcgatacaataaaattctagtttttttataacacgttatcagcacgatcactctgcgattcggtaaaatttatttgtatcatttataccctgttataatggtcggtataccgcctctactatttttatatatcatgttataatggccggaataccgcctatattatttactagtaatttaatttatttattggtcggcagAGCCGCctcatattctgtttattatttattggtcggccgagccgcctcatattctgtttattatttattggtcggctgagccgccttatattctgtttattatttattggtcggctgagccgccttatattctgtttattattaattggtcggccgagccgccgtataatttatttattactctgcattgatcggctgagccgtcgcatgattttattgtcatatttttttacttttatgaaattttatagatttgattgaccgtttaatacgatattttcagactgatttttagtgcactcgatttaaccccaacggtcacaaagattttttttcaaaaatttcccctttctccaacggttatgaacagtgtttttcatctataaatacaactcattttcactccatttcatcatccaaaacatttcatcttctctcaaaaatttcaaatcgctctcctccgatttttcatttcaagaaagatgattcgcgcacttttgtttttatgtgtcatttttatttgtgtttctatttatggtttattcgttggagaatttactccgagtgaatttaagatgaatatcggtttaattttctttacatcgcttctccttgtaattgcttgtatgattaatgtaaacggtttttaaattatgaagttctaataaaattattattttgtgttttagaaattcaaatggcaaacatcgagaaactccagttcccggctctgaaagtaaccggcgaaaattatgtcagatgggtcacaaatgtgaaaccttatcttgtaataaaaaagataactgAAACGATAgaagtcggtaacaaatcgccacccgagcatatagccgaagcgattatcttcctgaagaagcatttagatgagaatctaactcacgactatggagacgttgaggacccagccgtactatggcaagccttgaaagataggttcgataatcaaaaggaaatcaatctccctcacgctcttgaagagtggaaaaccctgaggtttcaggatttccaaagggttagagattacaattccactatcttgaggatagttgcacaattaaaatattgtggtaaccctgtcaccgaagcagaaatgcttgacaagacatataatactttccacaaagaacacaacgtcttatcccgaatttacagaaaatgtgggtacaccaaattttctgaattgatggtaacactcatgttggctgaaaagaacgatgagttactaatcaaaaaccataattcccgacctacgggagccaaggcatttcctgaagtgaatgctacggcggtagaatattcgggaaggagaaaccagaccaaccgaggtcgtggtcggcgtttcaacaacaaacgtgga contains these protein-coding regions:
- the LOC106401287 gene encoding transcription initiation factor TFIID subunit 8 yields the protein MSLLERTHDGETKDPPSSSSYEFTHAAAKSAVAQICETVGYNHFKDPPLESLTGFAIQYILQLGKLAASFANLNGRSQCNVFDIVLALEDLSGNDNNAEGRGCSALRSVKLREIIDFVKVSDDGEEESLFLQTLPRFPVSDKGKKMMMMTVPSFVEVGESPPGKHIPLWLPAFPDPHTYKETPMWIERGLDPRGDKIEQARQRRKAERALLSLQRKLVCRISSGDGDRVWGDMDVGTVKEVIREAESEVPEDEKRDGVSVVEAFAPALEAARDVVFSEDDAEWKQKKKKKKKKKKKKPVALSKLRTEKKFLGEPLDLTLQMKGEDRSMSLREEDRDDKRRRAEFILRQCMENPVDLNQL
- the LOC106401286 gene encoding uncharacterized protein LOC106401286 isoform X1; protein product: MFRLRYNLLRSCNRRLFHRLPRTFSSSTTDSPLNLKPSPPNHPSRCPPPSTHNLSQPSSFSKKKSVLALSAAALSTAIAYAAVYTPDHGGNSRVYDSIERWVQKSGTSLRRVVHHARQTGVAASVLWQSLRSVLSSANHEVRAGFELRVAALLADIASANAARRSALVGAGGGAVVDWLLETVAIPGDRIGAQDEAARALAYLIADPTVRKEALGRPDAVPKLLKFIFSCQPKNKKHSRRSSFDISDSLKGRSMLVTAIMDIVTSNCDTVEKTSFKSSLPGNAKMRDIAAAIQVIEEGGMYFDETEEDDDSDDGNSGIKGIGIKILEGTTVLGLSRTSGLAPLGGVNTNADEEVPKTFALISKHDNSSQASLSSAVIPGLWDDLHCQHVAVPFAVWALANWAMASDTNRSHIQELDRDGQVVMTALMAPERTVKWHGSLVARLLLEDPYLPLNDSVSDWSSSLLATISHASKTEDIPLAQVALSAFLVSVDRSDEARKMVMEKGLHLMRDSARKTKKHKVVQEGLSKALELLCAGEMHLSLEESQKWSGILLSWVLGKVASDTVQSSARRILSSTFEDYGPHSIPISQGWLTLIMNEILNYSKTLSAKGAANPPKTEKPKVDLSKIASATLSTNQLAGAVVNLAMAQLGTVPDSINSVPLADLLLSEPFAVPIKNLKKDNPPKFNAAESALATLKSIKSLTEVCVEDSICQNKIVDFGILCLLRRFLLSDDYEKLGAIEAYDASRSLEARERAPDSGGESSITDLQDPSSVKVPASAHIRRHAARLLTILSLLPQVQKVILADETWCKWLDDCARGRISGCNDPKTQSYARASLLNIYCNQQGDSGSGNGGSSKPDISNMNTNCPRYGDMIFLINPGLAHWKCPEKEQQSGKKNGSSSEGEATNAADTVRDHVVDASDLSSSMDPSSSGSRVHDPEFDVIFLHGLRGGPFKTWRISEDKSSTKSGLVEKIDQEAGKLGTFWPSEWLSNDFPQARLFTLKYKTNLTEWSGASLPLQEVSSMILEKLVSAGIGDRPVVFVTHSMGGLVVKQILHKAKEEKLDKLVKNTAGVIFYSCPHFGSKLADMPWRMGLVLRPAPSIGELRSGSPRLVELNDLLRQLHKKGIVEVLSFCETKVTPIVEGYGGWAFRMEIVPIESAYPGFGELVVLESTDHINSCKPLSRSDPSYTEALQFLRKLSSQRSRSNVKPEAGMHD
- the LOC106401286 gene encoding uncharacterized protein LOC106401286 isoform X4: MSTKEQKGRSMLVTAIMDIVTSNCDTVEKTSFKSSLPGNAKMRDIAAAIQVIEEGGMYFDETEEDDDSDDGNSGIKGIGIKILEGTTVLGLSRTSGLAPLGGVNTNADEEVPKTFALISKHDNSSQASLSSAVIPGLWDDLHCQHVAVPFAVWALANWAMASDTNRSHIQELDRDGQVVMTALMAPERTVKWHGSLVARLLLEDPYLPLNDSVSDWSSSLLATISHASKTEDIPLAQVALSAFLVSVDRSDEARKMVMEKGLHLMRDSARKTKKHKVVQEGLSKALELLCAGEMHLSLEESQKWSGILLSWVLGKVASDTVQSSARRILSSTFEDYGPHSIPISQGWLTLIMNEILNYSKTLSAKGAANPPKTEKPKVDLSKIASATLSTNQLAGAVVNLAMAQLGTVPDSINSVPLADLLLSEPFAVPIKNLKKDNPPKFNAAESALATLKSIKSLTEVCVEDSICQNKIVDFGILCLLRRFLLSDDYEKLGAIEAYDASRSLEARERAPDSGGESSITDLQDPSSVKVPASAHIRRHAARLLTILSLLPQVQKVILADETWCKWLDDCARGRISGCNDPKTQSYARASLLNIYCNQQGDSGSGNGGSSKPDISNMNTNCPRYGDMIFLINPGLAHWKCPEKEQQSGKKNGSSSEGEATNAADTVRDHVVDASDLSSSMDPSSSGSRVHDPEFDVIFLHGLRGGPFKTWRISEDKSSTKSGLVEKIDQEAGKLGTFWPSEWLSNDFPQARLFTLKYKTNLTEWSGASLPLQEVSSMILEKLVSAGIGDRPVVFVTHSMGGLVVKQILHKAKEEKLDKLVKNTAGVIFYSCPHFGSKLADMPWRMGLVLRPAPSIGELRSGSPRLVELNDLLRQLHKKGIVEVLSFCETKVTPIVEGYGGWAFRMEIVPIESAYPGFGELVVLESTDHINSCKPLSRSDPSYTEALQFLRKLSSQRSRSNVKPEAGMHD
- the LOC106402067 gene encoding upstream activation factor subunit UAF30, which gives rise to MALSTGIFSTFLCVKTAPLRSSPFPRVSSQPANLRMVRAVTSATAASSEPSATKTREPRGIMKPRPVSPEMQDVVGEPVIPRTQALKRIWAYIKEHDLQDPQDKKVIVCDEKLKKIFAGKDRVGFLEIAKLIGPHFL
- the LOC106401286 gene encoding uncharacterized protein LOC106401286 isoform X3 → MLCLSCLSSYSHVNQRTKRSMLVTAIMDIVTSNCDTVEKTSFKSSLPGNAKMRDIAAAIQVIEEGGMYFDETEEDDDSDDGNSGIKGIGIKILEGTTVLGLSRTSGLAPLGGVNTNADEEVPKTFALISKHDNSSQASLSSAVIPGLWDDLHCQHVAVPFAVWALANWAMASDTNRSHIQELDRDGQVVMTALMAPERTVKWHGSLVARLLLEDPYLPLNDSVSDWSSSLLATISHASKTEDIPLAQVALSAFLVSVDRSDEARKMVMEKGLHLMRDSARKTKKHKVVQEGLSKALELLCAGEMHLSLEESQKWSGILLSWVLGKVASDTVQSSARRILSSTFEDYGPHSIPISQGWLTLIMNEILNYSKTLSAKGAANPPKTEKPKVDLSKIASATLSTNQLAGAVVNLAMAQLGTVPDSINSVPLADLLLSEPFAVPIKNLKKDNPPKFNAAESALATLKSIKSLTEVCVEDSICQNKIVDFGILCLLRRFLLSDDYEKLGAIEAYDASRSLEARERAPDSGGESSITDLQDPSSVKVPASAHIRRHAARLLTILSLLPQVQKVILADETWCKWLDDCARGRISGCNDPKTQSYARASLLNIYCNQQGDSGSGNGGSSKPDISNMNTNCPRYGDMIFLINPGLAHWKCPEKEQQSGKKNGSSSEGEATNAADTVRDHVVDASDLSSSMDPSSSGSRVHDPEFDVIFLHGLRGGPFKTWRISEDKSSTKSGLVEKIDQEAGKLGTFWPSEWLSNDFPQARLFTLKYKTNLTEWSGASLPLQEVSSMILEKLVSAGIGDRPVVFVTHSMGGLVVKQILHKAKEEKLDKLVKNTAGVIFYSCPHFGSKLADMPWRMGLVLRPAPSIGELRSGSPRLVELNDLLRQLHKKGIVEVLSFCETKVTPIVEGYGGWAFRMEIVPIESAYPGFGELVVLESTDHINSCKPLSRSDPSYTEALQFLRKLSSQRSRSNVKPEAGMHD
- the LOC106401286 gene encoding uncharacterized protein LOC106401286 isoform X2, producing MSTKEQKAFLWEQHSRRSSFDISDSLKGRSMLVTAIMDIVTSNCDTVEKTSFKSSLPGNAKMRDIAAAIQVIEEGGMYFDETEEDDDSDDGNSGIKGIGIKILEGTTVLGLSRTSGLAPLGGVNTNADEEVPKTFALISKHDNSSQASLSSAVIPGLWDDLHCQHVAVPFAVWALANWAMASDTNRSHIQELDRDGQVVMTALMAPERTVKWHGSLVARLLLEDPYLPLNDSVSDWSSSLLATISHASKTEDIPLAQVALSAFLVSVDRSDEARKMVMEKGLHLMRDSARKTKKHKVVQEGLSKALELLCAGEMHLSLEESQKWSGILLSWVLGKVASDTVQSSARRILSSTFEDYGPHSIPISQGWLTLIMNEILNYSKTLSAKGAANPPKTEKPKVDLSKIASATLSTNQLAGAVVNLAMAQLGTVPDSINSVPLADLLLSEPFAVPIKNLKKDNPPKFNAAESALATLKSIKSLTEVCVEDSICQNKIVDFGILCLLRRFLLSDDYEKLGAIEAYDASRSLEARERAPDSGGESSITDLQDPSSVKVPASAHIRRHAARLLTILSLLPQVQKVILADETWCKWLDDCARGRISGCNDPKTQSYARASLLNIYCNQQGDSGSGNGGSSKPDISNMNTNCPRYGDMIFLINPGLAHWKCPEKEQQSGKKNGSSSEGEATNAADTVRDHVVDASDLSSSMDPSSSGSRVHDPEFDVIFLHGLRGGPFKTWRISEDKSSTKSGLVEKIDQEAGKLGTFWPSEWLSNDFPQARLFTLKYKTNLTEWSGASLPLQEVSSMILEKLVSAGIGDRPVVFVTHSMGGLVVKQILHKAKEEKLDKLVKNTAGVIFYSCPHFGSKLADMPWRMGLVLRPAPSIGELRSGSPRLVELNDLLRQLHKKGIVEVLSFCETKVTPIVEGYGGWAFRMEIVPIESAYPGFGELVVLESTDHINSCKPLSRSDPSYTEALQFLRKLSSQRSRSNVKPEAGMHD